One genomic region from Ptychodera flava strain L36383 chromosome 5, AS_Pfla_20210202, whole genome shotgun sequence encodes:
- the LOC139134146 gene encoding sialate:O-sulfotransferase 1-like produces the protein MMKIQILWYLLIKVFTTVNSLPPYEYVGCFVDVGGGERALDWHVDASDDNQTVERCIHTCDGVDAPYAGLEYRRECFCGHDFDLYGKGDESTCNEKCSGNAQQICGGGWRMSVYRLLKWTRFRRDPPVQNNQTRTGIRSTWSIYTGMEVMECAMECSKRECWSFFHDNDTGNCFTQTLPEFTPRRFVKANNFCSDC, from the exons TGTTTACAACAGTCAATTCTCTTCCTCCGTACGAGTACGTCGGTTGTTTCGTCGATGTAGGCGGGGGTGAGAGGGCGCTCGACTGGCACGTGGACGCCTCAGACGACAACCAAACAGTTGAACGGTGCATCCACACATGCGATGGCGTTGACGCCCCCTACGCCGGACTTGAGTACAGAAGAGAGTGCTTTTGCGGACATGACTTTGATCTTTACGGCAAAGGTGATGAAAGCACGTGTAACGAGAAATGTTCGGGAAACGCACAGCAGATCTGCGGAGGTGGATGGAGGATGTCCGTTTACAGATTAT TAAAATGGACGAGATTCAGGAGAGATCCTCCAGTACAGAACAATCAAACACGAACCGGAATACGGAGTACCTG GTCAATTTATACAGGAATGGAAGTGATGGAATGTGCCATGGAATGTTCAAAACGGGAATGTTGGTCGTTTTTCCATGACAACGATACTGGGAATTGCTTTACGCAGACTCTACCAGAGTTTACTCCACGGCGCTTTGTCAAGGCCAATAACTTCTGCTCCGATTGCTGA
- the LOC139132639 gene encoding uncharacterized protein produces MRMSVLWYLLLKVFMVVYSLPPYEYVGCFIDDDERALNWHKEDSKTEQAVERCVDICDGLDAPYAGLQYAKECFCGHDFDIHGKGDESTCSMPCTGNTQQMCGGDWRLSIYRLLKWTRFRRDPPVQNNQTRTGIRSTWSIYTGMEVLDCAMECSRQRECWSFFHDSDTARCFTQTLPEFSPRLYFKGNNFCSDC; encoded by the exons ATGAGGATGTCTGTATTGTGGTACCTGTTACTCAAAG TGTTTATGGTAGTATACTCTCTTCCCCCGTACGAGTATGTCGGATGttttattgatgatgatgagagGGCACTCAACTGGCACAAAGAGGATTCAAAAACCGAACAAGCAGTTGAACGATGCGTGGACATTTGCGATGGTCTTGATGCCCCTTATGCTGGACTTCAGTACGCAAAGGAGTGCTTCTGTGGACATGACTTTGATATCCATGGCAAAGGTGACGAAAGCACGTGTTCTATGCCATGCACTGGAAACACACAACAAATGTGTGGAGGAGATTGGAGACTGTCCATTTACAGATTAT TGAAATGGACAAGGTTTAGGAGAGATCCTCCAGTACAGAACAATCAAACACGAACCGGAATACGAAGTACCTG GTCAATTTACACTGGAATGGAAGTTCTGGACTGTGCCATGGAATGTTCAAGGCAGCGGGAATGTTGGTCGTTTTTCCATGACAGCGATACCGCGAGATGCTTTACGCAGACTTTGCCAGAGTTTAGTCCGCGGCTCTATTTTAAGGGCAATAACTTCTGCTCTGATTGCTGA